Proteins co-encoded in one Kribbella qitaiheensis genomic window:
- a CDS encoding tetratricopeptide repeat protein, with protein sequence MAACRWRSGWPEPGSRPVRPWPVAHLAERLADGRRRLDELQLDDSGVRATLVLSIEQLAGSDDPVDVQAVTMFALLGVSDCVDLTSALAAALSNSPEPEAVVVLERLVDVHLLNTPGPGRYRLHDLVRVAARELAEQMLTKEDRAKARARWIKRLSAVVWKASEYSGHGVTREGWLQNAWLEGADDLISQEDVLLWLDVERSNLIPTLQQAVVDQPDLAVQLAVGMNAYYALRRAWLEWLQANEAVLRLAADGDDRIAEGLVLHDLGAANAELGNYDQAAEPLRRAIDAAEASGDGNLQALCLSSLSHVLERTGRIAAGIPYAERAREIGLRLGIPPRAAWACLALGMLYLKTGATEDARRLFNEALELLVEPGQERFRGMVAQNIGVAYREAGQYDVATEALQECLELYRTAGAAISQAEALNELGKLCLAQGRHVEAVEYQSEGLAIAGQHGDWLCEADIRQSLGEVRRAQGLLPEARREWRIALSIHEQHNTQAASPLRELLNSA encoded by the coding sequence GTGGCGGCCTGCCGCTGGCGATCCGGATGGCCGGAGCCAGGCTCGCGTCCCGTCCGGCCCTGGCCGGTCGCGCACCTCGCCGAGCGCCTCGCCGACGGCCGTCGCCGCCTGGACGAGCTGCAGCTCGACGACTCCGGCGTACGGGCGACGTTGGTGCTGTCCATCGAGCAACTGGCCGGCAGCGACGACCCAGTCGACGTGCAAGCGGTGACGATGTTCGCCCTGCTCGGTGTGTCCGACTGTGTGGACCTGACCTCGGCATTGGCGGCCGCGTTGTCCAACAGCCCGGAGCCAGAAGCAGTCGTCGTACTAGAGCGACTTGTGGACGTGCACCTGCTGAATACGCCGGGCCCTGGACGCTACCGGCTGCACGACCTGGTCCGGGTGGCTGCGCGCGAGCTGGCCGAGCAGATGCTGACCAAGGAAGACAGGGCCAAGGCAAGGGCCCGGTGGATCAAACGGCTCTCCGCTGTGGTCTGGAAGGCCAGCGAGTACTCCGGGCATGGAGTCACGCGGGAAGGCTGGCTCCAGAATGCCTGGCTCGAGGGCGCCGACGACTTGATCAGCCAGGAGGACGTGCTGCTCTGGCTCGACGTAGAGCGATCGAATCTGATCCCTACTCTCCAACAGGCAGTCGTCGATCAGCCGGACCTCGCAGTACAGCTCGCTGTCGGCATGAACGCGTACTACGCCCTCCGCCGCGCGTGGCTCGAATGGCTGCAGGCCAACGAGGCCGTACTACGGCTCGCCGCCGATGGCGACGACCGGATCGCCGAAGGACTCGTGCTGCACGACCTGGGTGCGGCGAACGCCGAGCTGGGCAACTACGACCAGGCGGCCGAACCCTTGCGCCGTGCAATCGATGCAGCCGAGGCCTCTGGCGACGGGAACCTGCAGGCACTCTGCCTGAGCAGTCTCAGCCACGTCCTTGAACGAACGGGCCGGATAGCGGCCGGCATCCCGTACGCCGAGCGCGCTCGCGAGATCGGGTTGCGACTGGGGATTCCGCCGCGAGCCGCCTGGGCGTGCCTGGCGCTCGGCATGCTCTATCTGAAGACAGGCGCCACTGAGGACGCCCGACGCCTGTTCAACGAGGCGCTGGAACTCCTGGTCGAGCCCGGGCAGGAACGGTTCCGCGGCATGGTCGCGCAGAACATCGGCGTCGCCTACCGCGAGGCTGGGCAGTACGACGTCGCCACCGAGGCCCTGCAGGAGTGCCTCGAGCTCTACCGCACAGCAGGCGCTGCAATCTCTCAGGCAGAGGCGCTGAACGAGCTGGGCAAGCTATGCCTGGCGCAGGGCCGTCATGTCGAGGCAGTCGAGTACCAGAGTGAGGGCCTGGCGATCGCCGGCCAACACGGTGACTGGCTCTGTGAGGCGGACATCCGCCAAAGCCTCGGTGAGGTTCGCCGCGCACAGGGGTTGCTTCCGGAAGCCCGCCGCGAATGGCGCATCGCTCTGTCCATCCACGAGCAACACAACACCCAGGCCGCTTCCCCACTGCGTGAACTGCTCAACTCAGCCTGA
- a CDS encoding (deoxy)nucleoside triphosphate pyrophosphohydrolase, with protein sequence MGDRQIVIGVAVLRTGQVLVARRGGPDGGWEFPGGKVEVGETDEAAGQRELEEELGLQVSVGKSFGLEEPIGEKYLLRVYFAELLAGDPVLHEHAEIRWVGPDELDALDWLVPDRPFLPVLRQQLQSG encoded by the coding sequence ATGGGTGACAGGCAGATCGTGATCGGCGTCGCGGTGCTCCGGACCGGACAGGTACTGGTCGCCCGCCGCGGCGGACCCGACGGTGGGTGGGAGTTCCCCGGCGGCAAGGTCGAGGTGGGGGAGACGGACGAGGCGGCAGGGCAGCGAGAGCTCGAGGAAGAGCTCGGCCTGCAGGTGTCGGTGGGGAAATCGTTCGGCTTGGAGGAGCCGATCGGTGAGAAGTACTTGTTGCGCGTGTACTTCGCTGAGCTGCTCGCGGGCGACCCGGTTCTGCATGAACACGCCGAGATCCGATGGGTCGGCCCGGACGAGCTGGACGCTCTCGACTGGCTGGTGCCCGACCGGCCGTTCCTTCCAGTCCTACGGCAACAACTGCAGTCAGGCTGA